The following are from one region of the Plodia interpunctella isolate USDA-ARS_2022_Savannah chromosome 25, ilPloInte3.2, whole genome shotgun sequence genome:
- the Prosalpha5 gene encoding proteasome subunit alpha type-5 has protein sequence MFLTRSEYDRGVNTFSPEGRLFQVEYAIEAIKLGSTAIGICTSEGVVLAVEKRITSPLMEPTTIEKIVEVDRHIACAVSGLMADSRTLVERARVECQNHWFVYNERMSVESCAQAVSNLAIQFGDSDDDSGTAMSRPFGVAVMFAGIDEKGPQLFHMDPSGTFVQYDAKAIGSGSEGAQQSLKEVYHKSMTLKEAIKSALTILKQVMEEKLSENNVEVVTMTPGSMFHMFTREQLAEVIKDIP, from the exons ATGTTTCTAACCCGTTCTGAGTATGATCGTGGTGTGAACACCTTCAGTCCAGAAGGGAGGCTGTTCCAGGTGGAATACGCCATCGAAGCGATTAAACTGGGTTCGACAGCAATTGGGATATGCACTTCTGAAGGTGTAGTTTTGGCTGTTGAAAAGAGAATTACTTCTCCATTGATGGAGCCGACTACCATAGAGAAAATCGTGGAAGTAGACCGGCACATTGCTTGCGCCGTGTCTGGGTTGATGGCAGATTCAAG GACATTGGTGGAGCGCGCGCGCGTGGAGTGCCAGAACCACTGGTTCGTGTACAACGAGCGCATGAGCGTGGAGTCGTGCGCGCAGGCCGTGTCCAACCTCGCCATACAGTTCGGCGACAGCGACGACGACAGCGGCACGGCCATGTCGCGCCCCTTCGGCGTGGCTGTCATGTTTGCGG GTATCGACGAAAAGGGACCCCAGCTGTTCCACATGGATCCGAGTGGTACATTCGTGCAGTATGATGCTAAAGCCATAGGGTCCGGCAGCGAAGGCGCCCAGCAGAGCTTGAAG GAAGTATATCACAAGTCGATGACCCTAAAGGAGGCCATCAAGTCAGCTCTAACCATTCTCAAGCAAGTCATGGAGGAAAAACTGTCCGAAAACAATGTTGAAGTGGTCACCATGACTCCTGGGTCCATGTTCCACATGTTCACGCGGGAACAATTAGCCGAGGTTATCAAGGACATACCTTGA
- the LOC128680910 gene encoding alpha-glucosidase 2-like isoform X2 encodes MGNELTREKIVGKIDSITKLDQYYKVQYGTGEKARLYILNSHVFRFYMSPTGNFKEYPEPINPEDKAKINTKSVDEYPKKPFLDSFIDENESHFAIRTNKIAILFDKTHATMKVHDERTNKDVLYESRPLSYAHHKAKQTLHQNEHEFFFGGGMQNGRFSHKGEVIKIANTNNWVDGGVTSPCPFYWSTNGYGVLRNTWQPGVYDFGTESPHFITTIHKNTDFDAFYFINSQPKDILKDYYELTGKPIFMPEYAFYQAHLNTFNRDYWVEVDANTNLAILFEDGKYYKKYQPKDVHGKPNPILESLNGEKNNYMFSARAMVDRYQLHDMPLGWFVPNDGYGSGYGQTDSLTGDIENLKDFAEYAREHGVHVALWTESNLEPKDPEHPVKGDRDLHKEVTDAGVVALKCDVAWIGSGYSFATSAVEHAAEIFENATKVHRKMIIMVDGWAGTQRHAGIWTGDQSGGEWEYIRFHIPTYIGSGLSGIPVVGSDMDGIYKGGVKEINVRDFQWKAFTPLQLNMDGWGTKQKTPFSFNDEATDINRAYLKLKAMMMPYNYTIGHEATEDLPMIRAMFLEFPDEKLSYRLDSQYQFMWGPYILVAPVYNEETHKGDVVRHGIYLPDPKQVWIDLFTGNKYSGGKTVNYIKCPLWKIPVFVKDGAIIPMTNANNHPKEIKRDIRIFNIYPNKHSSFKVFEDDGESTAYEKGNFAETEIDVIGPESNYPGSLHINIEKTKGSYEGMVKKRTTLLRVMASKSVRQVKAAINGVTLQLTEAKTKGDFDSNDNVYFFNDKYIINPYLGEFGGEKLHQEFLMIKIEKLDVTESHIQIKVGDYHNKGEILFDVSTFKQELDKPANFAVKDEDVKSTSLSPTWEAVHDAAYYEIERNGDIFTNIIGTRFEFGYLKYESTHSFRIRSVNRHGHSEWSDYIHVTTKGDPYRDTVNGVKVTCNLPSQPGQEVENLTDADRGTMWHTHWGVEGQAKPEDGVFIELSFDLGSVHAVKKVEYEPRDDAGNGTLLKVKYTTSADGENWKEMSKDIVFAHDANNKEILLNGLKFRYMRVTALETVEKFGSGMHFRFHKDVSV; translated from the coding sequence ATGGGCAACGAACTGACACGAGAGAAAATCGTCGGCAAAATCGATTCCATCACGAAATTGGATCAATATTACAAAGTTCAATACGGCACTGGTGAAAAGGCCAGGCTGTACATCCTTAACAGCCATGTATTCAGGTTCTATATGTCACCGACCGGGAACTTCAAGGAATACCCCGAACCCATTAATCCTGAAGACAaggctaaaataaatacaaagtcTGTCGACGAATACCCGAAGAAACCTTTCCTCGATTCCTTTATCGATGAGAATGAGTCCCACTTCGCTATCCGTACAAACAAAATAGCTATATTGTTTGATAAGACACACGCGACCATGAAAGTACACGATGAGAGGACCAACAAAGATGTCTTGTATGAGTCACGCCCGCTATCTTACGCACATCACAAAGCGAAACAGACTTTACATCAAAATGAACACGAGTTTTTCTTCGGAGGGGGCATGCAAAATGGAAGATTTTCCCATAAGGGTGAAGTCATCAAGATTGCCAACACTAATAACTGGGTCGACGGTGGGGTAACCTCTCCCTGCCCTTTTTATTGGTCGACTAATGGATATGGCGTGCTGAGGAACACGTGGCAACCTGGTGTATACGACTTCGGAACGGAATCTCCTCATTTTATAACAACGATTCATAAGAACACAGATTTCGACGCATTCTACTTCATCAATTCCCAGCCTAAAGATATTCTGAAAGATTATTATGAACTGACAGGAAAACCAATCTTCATGCCCGAGTACGCTTTCTATCAAGCCCATTTGAACACATTCAATAGAGATTATTGGGTAGAAGTTGATGCAAATACTAATTTAGCTATTCTTTTCGAAGACggtaaatattacaaaaagtacCAACCCAAAGATGTTCATGGTAAACCTAATCCTATTCTGGAATCGCTGAATGGCGAGAAGAACAACTATATGTTTTCCGCGCGGGCCATGGTAGACCGGTACCAGTTACATGATATGCCTTTAGGCTGGTTCGTTCCCAACGATGGTTACGGCTCAGGATATGGGCAGACGGATTCTTTAACCGGGGACATTGAGAATCTGAAGGATTTCGCGGAATACGCCAGAGAACATGGTGTTCATGTGGCTTTATGGACGGAATCCAATCTAGAACCGAAAGACCCGGAACATCCTGTAAAAGGAGATAGGGATTTACATAAAGAAGTGACTGACGCTGGGGTTGTTGCTCTGAAATGTGACGTGGCCTGGATCGGCAGTGGCTACTCCTTTGCGACAAGCGCTGTAGAACACGCAGCGGAAATATTTGAGAACGCCACGAAGGTCCATAGAAAAATGATTATAATGGTAGACGGTTGGGCCGGTACTCAAAGACATGCTGGCATTTGGACGGGAGATCAGTCTGGAGGTGAATGGGAATATATCCGCTTCCATATCCCTACGTATATAGGTTCGGGTCTTTCTGGAATTCCTGTAGTCGGATCGGACATGGACGGCATTTATAAAGGCGGAGTGAAGGAAATTAATGTCAGAGATTTCCAATGGAAAGCTTTTACTCCACTGCAGCTGAATATGGACGGGTGGGGCACGAAGCAGAAGACCCCTTTTAGTTTCAACGATGAGGCCACAGATATTAATAGGGCTTATTTGAAGTTGAAGGCAATGATGATGCCATATAATTACACTATAGGACATGAAGCTACTGAGGATCTCCCGATGATAAGGGCTATGTTCCTTGAATTTCCGGACGAGAAACTTTCGTACAGACTGGATTCACAATATCAGTTTATGTGGGGACCATACATTTTAGTGGCACCAGTATACAATGAGGAAACCCACAAGGGGGACGTTGTTCGCCATGGAATATACTTGCCGGATCCGAAACAAGTTTGGATCGATCTATTTACTGGTAACAAGTATTCAGGTGGAAAAACCGTGAACTATATAAAGTGCCCTCTATGGAAAATTCCAGTTTTTGTTAAAGATGGTGCTATTATACCTATGACGAATGCCAACAATCATCCGAAAGAGATCAAACGCGACATTAGGATCTTTAACATATATCCAAATAAGCATTcaagttttaaagtttttgaaGATGACGGCGAAAGTACTGCTTATGAAAAGGGTAATTTCGCTGAAACTGAAATCGATGTAATCGGTCCAGAATCTAACTATCCAGGGAGTTTACACATTAACATTGAGAAGACCAAAGGTTCTTATGAAGGAATGGTTAAAAAGAGAACCACTTTACTAAGAGTTATGGCTTCGAAATCTGTTCGTCAAGTGAAAGCAGCTATTAACGGAGTAACATTGCAGTTAACCGAAGCTAAAACTAAAGGAGATTTTGATTCCAATGATAACGTTTACTTCTTCAACGATAAGTACATCATTAATCCGTACTTAGGAGAATTCGGTGGTGAGAAACTGCATCAGGAATTCTTGATGATTAAAATTGAGAAATTGGATGTAACTGAAAGCCACATTCAGATCAAAGTTGGGGACTATCATAATAAGGGTGAAATATTGTTTGATGTGAGTACTTTTAAACAGGAATTAGATAAGCCGGCGAATTTCGCTGTAAAAGACGAGGACGTGAAGTCCACATCTTTGAGTCCAACTTGGGAAGCTGTACACGATGCAGCGTATTATGAAATCGAAAGAAACGGGGACATATTTACGAATATAATTGGAACCAGATTCGAATTTGGCTATCTTAAGTATGAGTCGACACATAGCTTCAGAATTCGTTCAGTGAATCGCCATGGGCATTCAGAATGGAGCGATTACATCCATGTGACTACTAAAGGGGATCCTTATAGGGACACTGTGAATGGAGTCAAAGTGACTTGCAATTTGCCAAGTCAACCTGGACAGGAGGTTGAAAACCTAACCGATGCCGATAGAGGCACCATGTGGCACACTCATTGGGGTGTCGAGGGACAAGCGAAGCCTGAAGATGGAGTATTCATAGAACTTTCTTTTGATTTAGGGTCAGTTCATGCCGTAAAAAAGGTTGAGTATGAACCGCGTGACGATGCCGGTAATGGgactttattaaaagtaaaatatacaacGTCTGCCGATGGTGAAAATTGGAAGGAAATGTCTAAAGATATAGTATTCGCACATGACGCTAATAACAAGGAAATCTTGTTGAATGGTTTAAAGTTCCGGTACATGAGGGTGACTGCTTTAGAAACTGTTGAGAAATTTGGCTCCGGAATGCATTTTAGATTTCACAAAGACGTGTCTGTTTAA
- the LOC128680911 gene encoding juvenile hormone epoxide hydrolase-like: MSKKGSNKKQNERKTHHPASSSKSSSFFLTGKVFFLLSILSALASFYVYKILTTPPDLPALDLEQWWGPYPINQKRDLSIRPFEIEFSDIIVNDLRERLLHRRPFVPPLEDAGFTYGFNSNFLNKVLDYWQNNYNFKERERFLNQYNHFKTNIQGLDVHYIHVKPRTEISVKVIPLLMLHGWPGSVREFYDVIPLLTRLRHEYKFVFELIIPSLPGYGFSQAPVRPGFGPLEAATLLRNLMHRIGHKQYYIQGGDFGHVIGSVMATVFPGEVLGFHTNSPLLMAHPLVNIYTVLGSLWPRAVVAAELQPRMFPLRDHLAAALEETGYLHIQATKPDTIGLALTDSPSGLAAYILEKFSTWTDFDNKRAWDGRLIDKYSLNDLLDNVMVYWVSNSITTSMRLYAETFNKRNLALKMDMIPTSVPTWGIKFKTEIAYQPDSFLRLKYSSYLHSTVVEDGGHFAALENAAILSDDVFEAVDTFIQFHGVNNILQPETQGNPDTAESIYEFIVRDLQGNDVKLDKYRGKVVLIVNVASQCGLTDKNYLQLNELYDKYSEKGLRILAFPCNQFNGQEPGSHRQIFSFTKERGVQFDVFEKVDVNGANTHPLWAFLKRTQSGTFGDFIKWSFSKFVIDKSGVPVERFGPNVDPKDLEPELLKYL; this comes from the exons atgaGCAAAAAAGGgtctaataaaaaacaaaatgaaagaaaaaccCATCATCCTGCATCGTCTTCGAAGTCATCATCATTTTTCCTG actgGAAAAGTATTCTTTCTATTATCAATCCTGTCGGCGTTAGCATCATTCTATGTATACAAGATTCTCACTACACCTCCGGACTTGCCTGCTTTGGACTTAGAACAGTGGTGGGGACCGTACCCAATCAATCAGAAACGGGACTTGTCTATAAGGCCATTTGAAATAGAGTTCTCGGACATT ATAGTCAATGATCTCAGAGAGCGCCTACTCCACCGTCGTCCCTTCGTTCCTCCTCTAGAAGATGCCGGGTTCACATACGGATTCAACTCCAACTTCCTAAACAAAGTGCTGGACTACTGGCAGAACAACTACAATTTTAAAGAGAGAGAGCGGTTTCTCAACCAATATAACCACTTCAAGACGAATATACAAGGGCTGGATGTACATTATATTCATGTGAAGCCAAGAACTGAAATAAGTGTTAAG GTGATCCCGCTTCTGATGTTGCACGGCTGGCCGGGGTCGGTCCGGGAGTTCTACGACGTGATCCCACTTCTGACCAGACTGAGGCACGAGTACAAGTTTGTGTTCGAGCTTATAATACCCAGTCTGCCCGGATATGGCTTCTCTCAA GCACCAGTCCGTCCCGGATTCGGTCCCTTGGAAGCGGCCACGCTGCTGCGCAACTTGATGCACCGCATCGGACACAAACAGTACTACATCCAGGGCGGGGACTTCGGACACGTCATAGGAAGTGTCATGGCCACCGTGTTCCCGGGGGAGGTGCTGGGGTTCCACACGAATAGTCCTTTGTTGATGGCGCATCCGTTGGTCAACATCTACACGGTGTTAG GGTCGCTGTGGCCGCGCGCGGTCGTGGCGGCGGAGCTGCAGCCGCGCATGTTCCCGCTGCGCGACCACCTCGCCGCCGCGCTGGAGGAGACCGGCTATCTGCACATACAGGCCACCAAACCTGACACTATTG GGCTAGCCCTAACAGATTCTCCGTCTGGCCTCGCGGCGTACATTCTCGAGAAATTCTCCACTTGGACAGACTTTGACAACAAGCGAGCCTGGGACGGGAGACTAATAGACAAATACTCGTTGAACGATCTGTTGGACAACGTGATGGTGTACTGGGTCAGCAACAGTATCACGACCAGCATGAGACTGTACGCTGAGACGTTTAATAAAAGGAATTTAGCTCTGAAAATGGATAT GATACCCACGTCGGTGCCGACATGGGGCATCAAATTCAAGACGGAGATAGCCTATCAGCCGGACTCGTTCCTCAGGCTGAAGTACAGCAGCTACCTGCACAGCACCGTGGTGGAGGACGGCGGACACTTCGCCGCGCTCGAGAACGCCGCCATACTCAGCGACGATGTGTTCGAGGCCGTCGACACATTTATACAATTCCACGGTGTTAACAA TATATTACAACCAGAAACTCAAGGGAACCCTGACACAGCAGAATCAATATACGAATTCATAGTGAGAGACCTGCAAGGGAACGACGTGAAACTAGACAAATATAGAGGCAAAGTTGTACTGATAGTTAATGTTGCCTCCCAATGCGGCCTCACCGACAAAAACTATCTACAACTCAACGAACTATATGACAAATACTCGGAAAAGGGCTTAAGAATACTAGCCTTCCCATGCAATCAATTTAATGGTCAAGAACCAGGAAGCCATagacaaatatttagtttcacaAAAGAGCGCGGCGTACAATTCGATGTGTTCGAAAAAGTTGATGTGAACGGTGCAAATACTCACCCTCTATGGGCGTTCTTGAAACGTACACAAAGCGGTACCTTCGGTGACTTTATAAAGTGGAGTTTTTCGAAATTTGTCATCGACAAGTCTGGTGTGCCCGTTGAGAGGTTCGGGCCTAACGTTGATCCCAAAGACTTGGAGCcggaattattaaaatacttgtaa
- the LOC128680910 gene encoding alpha-glucosidase 2-like isoform X1, which yields MAINANRAEMGNELTREKIVGKIDSITKLDQYYKVQYGTGEKARLYILNSHVFRFYMSPTGNFKEYPEPINPEDKAKINTKSVDEYPKKPFLDSFIDENESHFAIRTNKIAILFDKTHATMKVHDERTNKDVLYESRPLSYAHHKAKQTLHQNEHEFFFGGGMQNGRFSHKGEVIKIANTNNWVDGGVTSPCPFYWSTNGYGVLRNTWQPGVYDFGTESPHFITTIHKNTDFDAFYFINSQPKDILKDYYELTGKPIFMPEYAFYQAHLNTFNRDYWVEVDANTNLAILFEDGKYYKKYQPKDVHGKPNPILESLNGEKNNYMFSARAMVDRYQLHDMPLGWFVPNDGYGSGYGQTDSLTGDIENLKDFAEYAREHGVHVALWTESNLEPKDPEHPVKGDRDLHKEVTDAGVVALKCDVAWIGSGYSFATSAVEHAAEIFENATKVHRKMIIMVDGWAGTQRHAGIWTGDQSGGEWEYIRFHIPTYIGSGLSGIPVVGSDMDGIYKGGVKEINVRDFQWKAFTPLQLNMDGWGTKQKTPFSFNDEATDINRAYLKLKAMMMPYNYTIGHEATEDLPMIRAMFLEFPDEKLSYRLDSQYQFMWGPYILVAPVYNEETHKGDVVRHGIYLPDPKQVWIDLFTGNKYSGGKTVNYIKCPLWKIPVFVKDGAIIPMTNANNHPKEIKRDIRIFNIYPNKHSSFKVFEDDGESTAYEKGNFAETEIDVIGPESNYPGSLHINIEKTKGSYEGMVKKRTTLLRVMASKSVRQVKAAINGVTLQLTEAKTKGDFDSNDNVYFFNDKYIINPYLGEFGGEKLHQEFLMIKIEKLDVTESHIQIKVGDYHNKGEILFDVSTFKQELDKPANFAVKDEDVKSTSLSPTWEAVHDAAYYEIERNGDIFTNIIGTRFEFGYLKYESTHSFRIRSVNRHGHSEWSDYIHVTTKGDPYRDTVNGVKVTCNLPSQPGQEVENLTDADRGTMWHTHWGVEGQAKPEDGVFIELSFDLGSVHAVKKVEYEPRDDAGNGTLLKVKYTTSADGENWKEMSKDIVFAHDANNKEILLNGLKFRYMRVTALETVEKFGSGMHFRFHKDVSV from the exons atGGCT ATCAACGCGAATAGAGCAGAGATGGGCAACGAACTGACACGAGAGAAAATCGTCGGCAAAATCGATTCCATCACGAAATTGGATCAATATTACAAAGTTCAATACGGCACTGGTGAAAAGGCCAGGCTGTACATCCTTAACAGCCATGTATTCAGGTTCTATATGTCACCGACCGGGAACTTCAAGGAATACCCCGAACCCATTAATCCTGAAGACAaggctaaaataaatacaaagtcTGTCGACGAATACCCGAAGAAACCTTTCCTCGATTCCTTTATCGATGAGAATGAGTCCCACTTCGCTATCCGTACAAACAAAATAGCTATATTGTTTGATAAGACACACGCGACCATGAAAGTACACGATGAGAGGACCAACAAAGATGTCTTGTATGAGTCACGCCCGCTATCTTACGCACATCACAAAGCGAAACAGACTTTACATCAAAATGAACACGAGTTTTTCTTCGGAGGGGGCATGCAAAATGGAAGATTTTCCCATAAGGGTGAAGTCATCAAGATTGCCAACACTAATAACTGGGTCGACGGTGGGGTAACCTCTCCCTGCCCTTTTTATTGGTCGACTAATGGATATGGCGTGCTGAGGAACACGTGGCAACCTGGTGTATACGACTTCGGAACGGAATCTCCTCATTTTATAACAACGATTCATAAGAACACAGATTTCGACGCATTCTACTTCATCAATTCCCAGCCTAAAGATATTCTGAAAGATTATTATGAACTGACAGGAAAACCAATCTTCATGCCCGAGTACGCTTTCTATCAAGCCCATTTGAACACATTCAATAGAGATTATTGGGTAGAAGTTGATGCAAATACTAATTTAGCTATTCTTTTCGAAGACggtaaatattacaaaaagtacCAACCCAAAGATGTTCATGGTAAACCTAATCCTATTCTGGAATCGCTGAATGGCGAGAAGAACAACTATATGTTTTCCGCGCGGGCCATGGTAGACCGGTACCAGTTACATGATATGCCTTTAGGCTGGTTCGTTCCCAACGATGGTTACGGCTCAGGATATGGGCAGACGGATTCTTTAACCGGGGACATTGAGAATCTGAAGGATTTCGCGGAATACGCCAGAGAACATGGTGTTCATGTGGCTTTATGGACGGAATCCAATCTAGAACCGAAAGACCCGGAACATCCTGTAAAAGGAGATAGGGATTTACATAAAGAAGTGACTGACGCTGGGGTTGTTGCTCTGAAATGTGACGTGGCCTGGATCGGCAGTGGCTACTCCTTTGCGACAAGCGCTGTAGAACACGCAGCGGAAATATTTGAGAACGCCACGAAGGTCCATAGAAAAATGATTATAATGGTAGACGGTTGGGCCGGTACTCAAAGACATGCTGGCATTTGGACGGGAGATCAGTCTGGAGGTGAATGGGAATATATCCGCTTCCATATCCCTACGTATATAGGTTCGGGTCTTTCTGGAATTCCTGTAGTCGGATCGGACATGGACGGCATTTATAAAGGCGGAGTGAAGGAAATTAATGTCAGAGATTTCCAATGGAAAGCTTTTACTCCACTGCAGCTGAATATGGACGGGTGGGGCACGAAGCAGAAGACCCCTTTTAGTTTCAACGATGAGGCCACAGATATTAATAGGGCTTATTTGAAGTTGAAGGCAATGATGATGCCATATAATTACACTATAGGACATGAAGCTACTGAGGATCTCCCGATGATAAGGGCTATGTTCCTTGAATTTCCGGACGAGAAACTTTCGTACAGACTGGATTCACAATATCAGTTTATGTGGGGACCATACATTTTAGTGGCACCAGTATACAATGAGGAAACCCACAAGGGGGACGTTGTTCGCCATGGAATATACTTGCCGGATCCGAAACAAGTTTGGATCGATCTATTTACTGGTAACAAGTATTCAGGTGGAAAAACCGTGAACTATATAAAGTGCCCTCTATGGAAAATTCCAGTTTTTGTTAAAGATGGTGCTATTATACCTATGACGAATGCCAACAATCATCCGAAAGAGATCAAACGCGACATTAGGATCTTTAACATATATCCAAATAAGCATTcaagttttaaagtttttgaaGATGACGGCGAAAGTACTGCTTATGAAAAGGGTAATTTCGCTGAAACTGAAATCGATGTAATCGGTCCAGAATCTAACTATCCAGGGAGTTTACACATTAACATTGAGAAGACCAAAGGTTCTTATGAAGGAATGGTTAAAAAGAGAACCACTTTACTAAGAGTTATGGCTTCGAAATCTGTTCGTCAAGTGAAAGCAGCTATTAACGGAGTAACATTGCAGTTAACCGAAGCTAAAACTAAAGGAGATTTTGATTCCAATGATAACGTTTACTTCTTCAACGATAAGTACATCATTAATCCGTACTTAGGAGAATTCGGTGGTGAGAAACTGCATCAGGAATTCTTGATGATTAAAATTGAGAAATTGGATGTAACTGAAAGCCACATTCAGATCAAAGTTGGGGACTATCATAATAAGGGTGAAATATTGTTTGATGTGAGTACTTTTAAACAGGAATTAGATAAGCCGGCGAATTTCGCTGTAAAAGACGAGGACGTGAAGTCCACATCTTTGAGTCCAACTTGGGAAGCTGTACACGATGCAGCGTATTATGAAATCGAAAGAAACGGGGACATATTTACGAATATAATTGGAACCAGATTCGAATTTGGCTATCTTAAGTATGAGTCGACACATAGCTTCAGAATTCGTTCAGTGAATCGCCATGGGCATTCAGAATGGAGCGATTACATCCATGTGACTACTAAAGGGGATCCTTATAGGGACACTGTGAATGGAGTCAAAGTGACTTGCAATTTGCCAAGTCAACCTGGACAGGAGGTTGAAAACCTAACCGATGCCGATAGAGGCACCATGTGGCACACTCATTGGGGTGTCGAGGGACAAGCGAAGCCTGAAGATGGAGTATTCATAGAACTTTCTTTTGATTTAGGGTCAGTTCATGCCGTAAAAAAGGTTGAGTATGAACCGCGTGACGATGCCGGTAATGGgactttattaaaagtaaaatatacaacGTCTGCCGATGGTGAAAATTGGAAGGAAATGTCTAAAGATATAGTATTCGCACATGACGCTAATAACAAGGAAATCTTGTTGAATGGTTTAAAGTTCCGGTACATGAGGGTGACTGCTTTAGAAACTGTTGAGAAATTTGGCTCCGGAATGCATTTTAGATTTCACAAAGACGTGTCTGTTTAA